The Planococcus versutus genome contains a region encoding:
- a CDS encoding PolC-type DNA polymerase III, which yields MEKRNAREILEQKMKETRSQWRSKQPTRSKKYKSSTAKVENYVVLDFETTGLRAGSDKIIQIGAVKYMNHERKETMYVMVNPQCSISNTITRITGITNRDVESAPVIEEIAHELIAFISGLPIIAHNAPFDMGFLYALEDITPIPEYTVIDTVRLARRAITQTPNHKLTTLTAFLKLEHNAHDALGDCLATAAIYQYCYDKL from the coding sequence ATGGAAAAACGAAACGCACGAGAGATTTTAGAACAAAAAATGAAAGAAACACGTTCACAATGGCGTTCTAAGCAACCAACTCGCTCTAAAAAATACAAATCAAGTACAGCAAAAGTAGAAAACTATGTAGTATTGGATTTTGAAACGACTGGCTTACGTGCTGGAAGCGATAAAATCATTCAAATAGGCGCTGTTAAATATATGAATCACGAGCGTAAAGAAACCATGTATGTAATGGTCAATCCCCAGTGTTCAATTTCGAACACCATTACACGAATCACAGGAATCACTAACAGAGATGTAGAAAGCGCACCGGTTATCGAAGAAATAGCTCATGAACTCATTGCATTTATTAGTGGCTTGCCAATCATTGCACACAATGCGCCTTTTGATATGGGCTTTCTTTACGCATTAGAAGACATTACGCCTATACCAGAATACACAGTCATTGATACAGTCAGGTTAGCAAGACGAGCTATTACGCAAACACCTAACCACAAATTAACCACATTAACCGCCTTTTTAAAACTCGAACACAATGCACACGATGCACTAGGAGACTGTTTAGCAACAGCAGCCATCTATCAATACTGTTACGACAAGTTATAA
- a CDS encoding DUF4440 domain-containing protein gives MKKMLVVIGIMLILVACSDSEESSVNENTVEDGNAANENNAIDHGIVEDEKEKTEDVGFTVDDEGNIIAADVPEEPAKELLTAYKEYIDAFNSEDIDRYMKTIAENPDGFDREEDQAALIQAFAAYDSVYETSDETIVKYEENRAEVFASLNVKMKAANSEDAVEQTARQVVIFKKENNEWKVSGVHLVGNQ, from the coding sequence ATGAAAAAAATGTTAGTAGTGATAGGTATTATGTTGATACTCGTTGCATGCTCGGATTCCGAAGAGTCTTCAGTCAATGAAAATACAGTTGAAGATGGCAATGCAGCAAATGAAAACAATGCGATAGATCATGGCATTGTTGAAGATGAGAAAGAAAAAACAGAAGATGTTGGCTTTACAGTAGATGATGAAGGCAATATTATAGCAGCGGATGTTCCAGAAGAACCAGCGAAAGAGTTATTGACAGCTTATAAAGAATACATCGACGCGTTTAACTCTGAAGATATTGATCGGTATATGAAAACGATCGCAGAAAACCCAGATGGATTTGACCGAGAAGAAGATCAAGCGGCATTAATTCAAGCATTTGCTGCTTATGATAGCGTGTACGAAACAAGCGATGAAACGATTGTAAAATATGAAGAAAATCGTGCAGAAGTTTTTGCTTCACTTAATGTAAAAATGAAAGCAGCGAATTCAGAAGATGCAGTTGAACAGACAGCACGCCAAGTGGTTATATTTAAAAAAGAAAATAACGAATGGAAAGTAAGTGGAGTTCATTTAGTTGGAAACCAATAA
- a CDS encoding DegV family protein — MKTAIVTDSTSYLSTETQKILDIHMISLQVTFGMESFKEAELTQEEFYRKAREEFPKTSQPPLGEFIELYSELSAQHDEIISIHLSSGISGTYAGSQQAAELVDGVKVYAFDSELTCSLQGFYTVKAAEMAQAGADAQTILVELNEMKKTLRAYFMVEDLNHLQRGGRLSSAQALVGGILQIKPILYFEDKVIVPFEKIRTRKKAMSRIVELLHADIKSGDQLQATIIHANRLEEAQQWQEQLKEMYPQVDFEISFFGPVIGTHLGEGAMGLGWVKK, encoded by the coding sequence ATGAAAACAGCCATTGTAACAGATAGTACATCTTATTTATCAACAGAAACACAAAAAATACTGGATATTCATATGATTTCATTACAAGTAACGTTTGGTATGGAATCATTTAAAGAAGCAGAGTTGACTCAAGAAGAGTTTTATCGGAAAGCTAGAGAAGAATTTCCGAAAACATCACAGCCGCCATTAGGTGAATTTATTGAATTGTACAGCGAACTTTCTGCACAACACGATGAGATTATTTCAATTCATTTATCGAGTGGCATTAGTGGAACTTATGCAGGTTCACAACAAGCTGCTGAATTAGTCGATGGAGTAAAAGTATATGCTTTTGATTCCGAACTAACTTGCTCGTTACAGGGATTTTATACTGTGAAAGCAGCAGAAATGGCTCAAGCAGGAGCAGATGCTCAAACCATTTTAGTTGAGTTAAACGAAATGAAAAAAACACTTCGTGCGTATTTCATGGTTGAGGACTTAAACCATTTACAGCGTGGAGGTAGACTGTCCAGTGCACAAGCGTTAGTCGGAGGCATCCTGCAAATTAAACCGATTTTGTATTTTGAAGACAAAGTCATTGTGCCATTTGAAAAAATTCGAACGCGAAAAAAAGCGATGAGTCGAATTGTCGAGTTGTTACATGCTGACATTAAAAGTGGGGATCAGTTGCAAGCAACCATTATTCACGCGAATCGATTAGAAGAAGCACAGCAATGGCAAGAACAGCTAAAAGAGATGTATCCACAAGTAGACTTTGAAATTTCATTTTTTGGTCCGGTTATTGGAACTCATTTAGGAGAAGGTGCAATGGGTCTTGGTTGGGTAAAAAAATAA
- the prfB gene encoding peptide chain release factor 2 (programmed frameshift): MELADIRNNLDKTASKLADFRGSLDLENKESRIQELDEMMLDPNFWNDQDSAQTVISELNGLKEIVNTYYEFVETQENMEMSLELLREEDDVDLHEEVDTEMKQFIADLADYELTMLLSEPYDKNNAILELHPGAGGTESQDWCSMLLRMYTRWAEKRGFKVETLDYLAGDEAGVKSVTLGIRGHNAYGYLKAEKGVHRLVRISPFDSSGRRHTSFVSCEVMPEFTGEIEIDIRTEDLKIDTYRASGAGGQHINTTDSAVRITHMPTGAVVTCQQERSQIKNREKAMQMLKAKLYALKIEEEEARLLEIRGEQKEIGWGSQIRSYVFHPYSMVKDHRTNYETGNLGAVMDGDIDGFINSLLRSKMD, translated from the exons ATGGAATTAGCAGACATTCGCAACAATCTTGATAAAACAGCCAGTAAGTTGGCCGACTTTAGGGGGTCTCTT GACTTAGAAAACAAAGAGTCTCGTATACAAGAACTAGATGAAATGATGCTTGATCCTAATTTTTGGAACGATCAAGACTCGGCTCAAACCGTTATTTCTGAATTAAATGGATTAAAAGAAATCGTCAATACGTATTATGAGTTCGTAGAAACACAAGAAAACATGGAAATGTCTTTGGAGTTACTACGAGAAGAAGATGATGTAGATCTACATGAAGAAGTCGATACTGAAATGAAGCAATTTATAGCTGATTTAGCAGATTATGAGTTAACTATGTTGCTTAGCGAACCATATGATAAAAACAATGCTATTTTAGAGTTGCATCCAGGTGCAGGTGGAACAGAGTCTCAAGATTGGTGTTCGATGTTGCTTCGCATGTATACGCGGTGGGCAGAGAAACGCGGCTTTAAAGTAGAAACCTTGGATTACTTAGCAGGAGACGAAGCCGGCGTTAAATCAGTCACGTTGGGAATTCGTGGACACAATGCTTACGGCTATTTAAAAGCCGAAAAAGGCGTCCACCGGTTAGTCCGAATCTCCCCTTTTGACTCGTCTGGACGTCGACATACATCGTTTGTATCTTGTGAAGTAATGCCAGAATTCACAGGCGAAATTGAAATTGATATACGTACAGAAGATTTAAAAATTGATACCTATCGTGCAAGTGGAGCGGGTGGACAGCATATCAATACGACGGATTCTGCTGTTCGAATTACTCATATGCCAACAGGAGCTGTTGTCACATGTCAGCAAGAGCGTTCGCAAATTAAAAACCGTGAAAAAGCAATGCAAATGTTAAAAGCAAAATTGTATGCCTTGAAAATCGAAGAAGAAGAAGCACGACTTCTTGAGATTCGAGGCGAACAAAAAGAAATCGGATGGGGAAGTCAAATTCGCTCTTATGTATTCCATCCTTATTCAATGGTTAAAGATCATCGTACCAATTACGAAACAGGAAACTTGGGTGCGGTGATGGATGGCGATATTGATGGGTTTATTAACTCGCTATTGCGTTCCAAGATGGACTAG
- a CDS encoding SDR family NAD(P)-dependent oxidoreductase, which produces MFANKTIIVTGASHGIGNSIATHFAAKGARVIGLDIHPVKIDQVEYRKCDVGSFSEVITTFKKIHDDYGAIHALINNAGISTFNSIWDVDENEWDQVLNTNLKSVFICSREAARYMTEDIRSIINMTSTRAFMSEPNTETYSASKGGIFALTHSLAATFHDQEIRVNSIAPGWIHTGNAEELRDIDHQQHWSKRVGNPSDIARACLFLSNPDNSFITGECLTIDGGMTKKMIYEH; this is translated from the coding sequence ATGTTCGCCAACAAAACAATCATTGTCACAGGAGCATCACACGGCATCGGAAATAGCATTGCCACTCATTTCGCTGCTAAAGGCGCACGCGTCATCGGATTGGATATTCATCCTGTTAAAATCGATCAGGTTGAATACAGAAAATGTGACGTCGGAAGCTTTAGCGAAGTGATAACAACATTCAAGAAGATTCATGACGATTATGGCGCCATTCATGCATTAATCAATAACGCAGGAATTTCAACATTCAACTCAATTTGGGATGTTGATGAGAACGAATGGGATCAAGTATTAAATACTAACTTAAAAAGCGTATTCATCTGCAGTCGTGAAGCAGCCCGTTACATGACAGAAGATATTCGCTCGATTATCAATATGACTTCAACACGCGCCTTTATGTCGGAACCCAATACAGAAACCTATTCGGCATCAAAAGGCGGCATTTTCGCTTTAACGCATTCTCTTGCTGCTACTTTCCATGATCAAGAAATTCGTGTCAACTCGATTGCCCCGGGATGGATTCATACAGGGAATGCCGAAGAACTAAGAGATATTGACCATCAGCAACATTGGAGTAAACGTGTTGGAAACCCTTCCGACATTGCCCGTGCCTGCCTATTTCTAAGCAATCCAGATAATTCTTTTATTACAGGCGAATGCTTAACTATCGATGGAGGCATGACCAAAAAAATGATTTACGAACACTAA
- the secA gene encoding preprotein translocase subunit SecA gives MLGVLNKVFDPNKRDLKRLEKVADRVEALATDFAALTDEALQAKTEEFVARYAKGESLNDLLPEAFATIREAAKRVLGLYPFRVQIMGAVSLHEGNISEMKTGEGKTLTSTLAVYLNAISKKGAHVVTVNEYLASRDALEMGQLYEWLGLSVGLNLNSLTKEEKRKAYQADVTYSTNNELGFDYLRDNMVLYKEDMVQRPLNYAVIDEVDSILIDEARTPLIISGQAAKAAQLYQQSNAFARLLTKETDYTYDETTKGVVLTEDGIEKVEKAFGIDNLFDISHVRLNHTINQSLKAYVTMNKDVDYIVQDEEVVIVDQFTGRLMKGRRYSDGLHQAIEAKEGLEIQNESMTMATITFQNFFRMYDKLSGMTGTAKTEEEEFRNIYNMYVIVIPTNKPIIREDHVDLIYSTTAGKYKAVGDDIAARHAKGQPVLVGTVAIETSEIISEYLTKKGIKHSVLNAKNHAHEAEIILNAGQKGAVTIATNMAGRGTDIKLGEGVIEVGGLSVIGTERHESRRIDNQLRGRSGRQGDPGVTQFYLSLEDDLMRRFGSDAMRNMMGKLGMDDSQPLQSKMVTRSVESAQKRVEGNNFDARKRLLQYDDVLRQQREIIYKERMEVLETENMRMLVENMINSSIERMVYVHTAEEKSENWHLKTLSELIAANLLPEDAITEVDLHGKSQEELIAFIKEAVAVRYDEKEEEMTPNRMREFEKVVLLRSIDTKWIDHIDAMDQLRQGIHLRAYGQNDPLREYQSEGFAMFEAMVEAIEEDVAKYSMKAEIRNNLQREEVAKGQAVNPKEDGPAPKKKKAPVRKQIEVGRNDLCPCGSGKKYKNCHGADL, from the coding sequence ATGCTGGGAGTATTAAATAAGGTATTTGATCCGAATAAACGGGATTTAAAACGATTGGAAAAAGTAGCGGATCGTGTAGAAGCATTAGCAACGGATTTTGCTGCGTTAACGGATGAGGCATTACAAGCAAAAACAGAAGAATTTGTAGCGCGGTATGCCAAAGGTGAATCATTGAATGATTTATTGCCAGAAGCTTTCGCGACAATCCGTGAGGCCGCGAAGCGAGTCCTTGGGCTTTATCCATTCCGTGTACAGATCATGGGAGCAGTTTCTCTTCACGAAGGAAATATTTCAGAAATGAAAACAGGTGAAGGTAAAACCTTAACTTCTACATTAGCAGTTTACTTGAATGCTATTAGTAAAAAAGGAGCTCACGTTGTAACGGTCAATGAATACTTGGCGAGCCGTGATGCCTTAGAAATGGGTCAATTGTATGAGTGGCTTGGATTATCTGTCGGATTAAACTTGAATAGTTTGACGAAAGAAGAAAAGCGAAAAGCCTATCAAGCTGACGTAACATACAGTACGAATAATGAGCTAGGATTTGATTATTTACGAGATAATATGGTGTTGTACAAAGAAGATATGGTACAGCGTCCATTAAATTATGCAGTTATTGATGAAGTCGATTCTATTTTAATCGATGAAGCGCGGACTCCACTTATTATTTCTGGACAAGCAGCAAAAGCGGCACAACTGTATCAACAATCAAATGCCTTTGCACGGTTGTTAACGAAAGAAACAGATTATACGTATGATGAAACAACAAAAGGCGTTGTGTTAACAGAAGACGGGATTGAGAAAGTTGAAAAAGCATTTGGTATTGATAATCTTTTTGATATTAGCCATGTTCGCTTAAATCATACAATCAACCAATCATTAAAGGCTTACGTTACGATGAACAAAGATGTAGACTACATTGTGCAAGATGAAGAGGTAGTCATTGTCGATCAGTTTACGGGTCGGTTAATGAAAGGACGTCGTTATTCTGATGGCCTTCATCAAGCGATTGAAGCAAAAGAAGGATTGGAGATTCAAAACGAATCGATGACGATGGCAACAATCACATTCCAAAACTTTTTCCGAATGTATGACAAATTGTCAGGTATGACAGGTACTGCGAAAACTGAGGAAGAAGAATTCCGTAACATTTACAATATGTATGTCATTGTTATTCCAACTAACAAACCAATTATTCGGGAAGATCATGTCGATTTGATTTATTCTACAACTGCTGGTAAATACAAAGCTGTAGGGGATGACATCGCAGCTCGTCATGCAAAAGGGCAACCGGTTTTAGTTGGTACAGTAGCCATTGAAACTTCGGAAATTATTTCTGAGTATTTGACGAAAAAAGGCATTAAACATTCTGTACTAAACGCAAAAAACCACGCCCATGAAGCGGAAATCATTTTAAATGCTGGACAAAAAGGCGCTGTAACGATCGCTACAAACATGGCAGGACGTGGTACTGACATTAAATTGGGTGAAGGTGTTATCGAAGTTGGTGGACTTTCAGTTATTGGTACAGAACGCCATGAATCTAGACGTATCGATAATCAGTTGCGTGGACGCTCAGGTCGTCAAGGTGACCCAGGTGTGACACAATTTTATCTGTCTCTTGAAGATGATTTAATGCGTCGCTTTGGTTCAGATGCTATGCGCAACATGATGGGTAAATTAGGAATGGATGATTCCCAACCATTGCAATCGAAAATGGTAACACGTTCTGTGGAGTCGGCGCAAAAACGAGTAGAAGGAAATAACTTCGACGCTCGGAAACGCTTGCTTCAATATGATGATGTTCTTCGTCAGCAACGTGAAATTATTTACAAAGAGCGTATGGAAGTATTAGAAACAGAGAATATGCGTATGCTAGTGGAGAACATGATCAACAGTTCAATTGAGCGTATGGTTTACGTGCATACAGCTGAAGAAAAATCAGAAAACTGGCATTTAAAAACACTTTCTGAACTGATCGCAGCGAATTTATTGCCAGAAGATGCAATAACGGAAGTCGACCTTCATGGAAAATCTCAAGAAGAGCTTATTGCTTTCATTAAAGAAGCTGTAGCTGTTCGTTATGATGAAAAAGAAGAAGAAATGACTCCAAATCGGATGCGTGAATTTGAGAAAGTTGTTTTGCTTCGCTCGATTGATACGAAATGGATTGATCACATTGATGCAATGGACCAACTGCGCCAAGGAATTCACTTGCGTGCATATGGTCAAAATGATCCACTTCGTGAGTATCAAAGTGAAGGATTTGCGATGTTTGAAGCAATGGTTGAAGCCATTGAAGAAGACGTGGCGAAGTATTCGATGAAAGCTGAAATTCGAAACAATCTCCAGCGCGAGGAAGTAGCAAAAGGACAGGCAGTCAATCCAAAAGAAGATGGACCAGCCCCAAAAAAGAAAAAAGCTCCCGTCCGCAAGCAAATTGAAGTGGGTCGTAATGATCTTTGTCCATGCGGTAGTGGCAAGAAATACAAGAATTGCCACGGGGCAGATTTATAA
- a CDS encoding ComF family protein: protein MNCYLCDRQMPHQVTWRSVFFHEPDDVCCSRCRTGFEEIAAGCPICSAEGEGKCLDCVQWEATEYQGLIDSGTSLYRYNPPMKEYLHRYKFLQDVILSEVFASVLKEELQKQKSIIVPIPMNDEKLKLRTFSQVDRLLDAASIPYTHLLGKNRVALGGKSKAERIEMQNVFWWNEKQVPKKILLFDDLYTTGSTLRMAAKVLKDKGAKEIKIVTLIRA, encoded by the coding sequence GTGAACTGTTATTTATGCGATCGCCAAATGCCGCATCAAGTTACTTGGCGAAGTGTCTTTTTTCATGAGCCGGATGATGTCTGTTGTTCGCGTTGTCGAACTGGTTTTGAAGAAATAGCAGCAGGGTGTCCAATTTGTAGTGCAGAAGGAGAAGGTAAATGTCTCGACTGCGTTCAGTGGGAAGCAACTGAATACCAAGGACTTATTGATTCGGGAACGAGTTTGTATCGCTATAATCCCCCAATGAAAGAGTATTTGCATCGTTATAAATTTTTGCAAGACGTGATACTTTCAGAGGTGTTTGCATCGGTTTTGAAAGAAGAGTTACAAAAGCAAAAATCGATCATCGTGCCAATTCCGATGAATGACGAAAAATTGAAATTGCGGACTTTTTCTCAAGTTGATCGGCTTCTCGATGCTGCATCTATTCCTTATACACATTTGCTCGGTAAAAATCGAGTAGCTTTGGGAGGAAAGTCAAAAGCAGAACGAATAGAAATGCAAAATGTATTTTGGTGGAATGAGAAACAAGTGCCTAAAAAAATTTTATTATTCGATGATTTATACACAACAGGAAGTACTTTACGGATGGCTGCTAAAGTATTAAAAGATAAAGGTGCGAAAGAAATTAAAATAGTAACACTTATCCGTGCTTGA
- the hpf gene encoding ribosome hibernation-promoting factor, HPF/YfiA family, producing the protein MLQFNIRGENIEVTPAIREHIEKKVEKIERYFTDGANATAMVNLKSYNHNQTKVEVTIPMKNLTLRAEERHEDMYAAIDLIVSKLERQIRKYKTKVNRKFRDRDGMGVSFAVAENDTRQQTDSEEEDFTIVRTKQFELKPMDEEEAVLQMNMLGHSFFVFTDAETNETNIVYKRKDGSYGLIETSA; encoded by the coding sequence ATGTTGCAATTCAACATTAGAGGCGAAAATATCGAGGTAACTCCAGCAATACGAGAGCATATTGAGAAGAAAGTAGAAAAAATCGAACGTTATTTCACAGACGGTGCAAATGCTACCGCAATGGTAAACTTAAAATCATACAATCATAACCAAACAAAAGTAGAAGTTACAATTCCAATGAAAAACTTAACATTGCGTGCAGAAGAACGTCATGAAGATATGTACGCAGCAATTGATTTGATTGTTAGCAAGCTAGAGCGTCAAATCCGTAAGTATAAAACTAAAGTCAATCGCAAGTTCCGCGATCGCGATGGTATGGGTGTATCCTTTGCTGTTGCAGAAAACGATACACGTCAACAAACTGACTCAGAAGAAGAAGACTTCACCATTGTTCGTACAAAGCAATTCGAGTTAAAACCGATGGATGAAGAAGAGGCAGTTTTGCAAATGAACATGCTGGGACATAGCTTTTTCGTCTTCACAGATGCAGAAACGAATGAAACTAATATTGTCTATAAACGTAAAGATGGAAGTTACGGCTTAATCGAAACTTCTGCGTAA
- a CDS encoding DEAD/DEAH box helicase — translation MGRISSCTELITWALTSTIPLQNHSFSWNGQLTPQQERASQQVQKSILQKKDHIVYAVCGAGKTELLFPAIFAALKNGQRVCIAAPRTDVVLELTPRLRTVFPETIIHSLYGDSPEETGFAQLVVATTHQLYRFNKAFDVMIIDEADAFPYSYDEALKRAVLKAKKNNASTVYVSATPSDQLLKQVVNVSKLFKRFHGHSLPVPTFQSLWRYEKDFAKGKIPKKLENWVNERIEKKEPFLLFFSTIELIEDAIVLFKKIHPLIEAVHSQDVNRKEKVMKLRQSQIPGVLTSTILERGITIPNVQVAVIGADQPIFDAAALIQISGRVGRSRDYPDGKIIFFHDGITHQMDKAKKTITFYNGGQ, via the coding sequence ATGGGGCGCATCAGTTCTTGTACAGAATTGATTACTTGGGCGCTCACCTCAACGATTCCACTTCAAAACCATTCGTTTAGCTGGAATGGACAACTTACTCCTCAACAAGAACGAGCTTCTCAACAAGTTCAAAAAAGCATTTTACAAAAAAAAGACCATATCGTTTATGCAGTTTGTGGAGCGGGAAAAACTGAGTTGCTGTTTCCTGCTATTTTTGCTGCGTTGAAAAATGGTCAGCGTGTTTGTATTGCTGCGCCTAGAACAGATGTTGTTTTAGAGCTCACCCCGCGATTACGTACTGTATTTCCAGAAACCATCATTCACAGTTTGTATGGAGATTCACCAGAAGAAACTGGTTTTGCACAGCTTGTTGTTGCTACCACACATCAACTATATCGATTTAACAAAGCTTTTGACGTCATGATTATTGATGAAGCAGATGCCTTTCCATATTCTTACGATGAAGCACTAAAAAGAGCGGTTTTAAAGGCAAAGAAAAATAATGCGTCGACGGTTTATGTTTCTGCAACACCTTCAGATCAATTATTGAAGCAAGTGGTTAACGTCTCAAAACTATTTAAGCGATTTCATGGTCATTCTTTGCCTGTTCCCACATTTCAATCACTATGGAGATACGAAAAAGATTTTGCTAAAGGAAAAATCCCAAAGAAATTAGAAAACTGGGTAAATGAAAGAATAGAGAAAAAAGAGCCATTTCTTTTGTTTTTTTCTACAATTGAATTGATTGAAGATGCGATTGTTCTATTTAAAAAAATTCACCCCCTGATTGAAGCTGTACATTCTCAAGATGTAAACCGAAAAGAAAAAGTGATGAAATTACGCCAAAGTCAAATTCCGGGTGTCTTAACTTCAACTATTTTAGAACGAGGAATTACTATTCCTAACGTACAAGTTGCAGTGATAGGGGCAGACCAGCCAATTTTTGATGCGGCTGCTTTGATTCAAATTTCAGGACGAGTCGGCAGATCCCGTGATTATCCAGATGGAAAAATCATCTTTTTTCATGATGGTATTACACATCAGATGGACAAAGCGAAAAAAACGATTACTTTTTACAATGGAGGTCAGTAA
- a CDS encoding PilZ domain-containing protein yields MFYKRLESFRYAFGTPPEIQLQIRNLPTADSMNLTIYGLLLDISPKGAKIFVEKERTVLQEMMKLKFVLNHEIITVEAKLIWKKPCEEGWLYGANFERSLIKEMLIVNEIKELKEIESN; encoded by the coding sequence ATGTTCTATAAACGGTTAGAAAGTTTTCGATATGCATTTGGTACACCTCCAGAAATCCAATTACAAATAAGAAATCTACCCACTGCTGACAGCATGAATTTAACAATATACGGCTTGTTGTTAGATATATCACCAAAAGGCGCAAAAATTTTTGTTGAAAAAGAACGAACGGTTTTGCAAGAAATGATGAAGCTGAAATTTGTCTTAAATCACGAAATCATTACAGTTGAAGCAAAACTTATCTGGAAAAAACCGTGTGAGGAAGGCTGGCTTTACGGAGCAAATTTCGAGCGTAGTCTCATAAAGGAAATGCTTATTGTAAATGAAATCAAAGAATTGAAAGAAATTGAATCTAATTAA
- a CDS encoding response regulator transcription factor gives MTKIIIIDDHQLFREGVKRILDFENSFEVVAEGGDGNEVVKLYEENRPDVVLMDINMPQKNGVEATAELIEQFPDAKVIMLSIHDDESYVTHALKTGALGYMLKEMDADAIIQAIKVVAKGGSYLHPKVTRNLVLEFRRLSERENKGSFHQTEIRRPYHLLTKRESEVLQLLTDGQSNRVIGETLFISEKTVKNHVSSILQKMQVNDRTQAVVTAIKNGWVEVR, from the coding sequence ATGACGAAAATTATTATTATAGACGATCATCAATTATTCCGTGAAGGTGTAAAAAGAATATTAGATTTTGAAAATTCGTTTGAAGTGGTAGCTGAAGGCGGAGATGGAAACGAAGTTGTCAAATTATACGAAGAAAATCGACCAGATGTGGTTTTAATGGATATTAACATGCCGCAAAAAAATGGAGTAGAAGCTACAGCGGAATTGATTGAACAATTTCCTGATGCAAAAGTCATTATGCTGTCTATTCACGACGATGAGTCTTATGTAACGCATGCACTAAAAACAGGCGCTTTAGGTTATATGCTAAAAGAGATGGATGCAGATGCGATCATTCAAGCGATTAAAGTAGTCGCAAAAGGTGGATCTTATTTACATCCAAAAGTCACGCGTAACTTAGTATTGGAATTTCGTCGATTGAGCGAACGTGAAAACAAAGGTTCTTTCCATCAAACTGAAATTCGTCGTCCTTATCATCTTTTAACGAAACGTGAAAGTGAAGTTCTTCAATTGTTAACAGACGGTCAAAGTAATCGTGTGATTGGTGAAACTTTGTTTATCTCTGAAAAAACTGTAAAAAATCATGTGTCGAGTATTTTGCAAAAAATGCAAGTAAACGATCGGACACAAGCAGTGGTAACCGCAATCAAAAATGGTTGGGTTGAAGTAAGATAA